GGGCATAGGCCGCGAGCGCGTTCACGTACGGGTCCTCGGTGAGGTACGGCTGGTCCGCGCGCGAGAGCGGCGACATCTCGGAGTAGGTGCCGAAGCTGACGCCTTCGACGAGACCGTCGGCCCGGTAGTCGGTCGCGAGCACGAACCGCGCGATCCGCCTCAGGTTCGGCAGCTCGCTGCCGAGCCATGCCGTGTCCCGGGTCGCGCGGTAGCAGGCGTAGCCCTTGAGGACCTGATACGGGTCCTTGTCGGCCATCCACCGTCCGCCCCAGTCGTCGGTCCACACGTAGCGGCCCTGCGCTCCGAGACGGTTCCAGGTCTCGTGGCGCTGGGCTCCGGAGGCGGCGGCGTACTGCTTCATCAGGCCGTACTCGGAGCACACCACCTCCGGGTCGCCGAGCTGCAGCGCCGTGGTGGCGCCGTACCAGCCGTCGCGGTCGAAGGCGGCCAGGAACGTGTAGGAGCCGGCCGGCTGGTTGCGGAACGTGGCGATCCGGTCGTAGTGCAGCATCGGCTGGGCCGCCGCCAGCACGTGCGTGAGCAGCACCGGCAGGTTCGAGGACGGCGTGCCCAACCGCAGGCCGGGAGCCACGTACGGGGCCGGGCTGTCCCCCATGGCCTGCGCCAGCACGCCGGCGGCCTCGTCGTCCGTGTCGCCGCGGCCGAAGACCAGCTCCAGGTGGAGGTGCCCCCCGGCATCACGAGCGGGCTCGAGCGCCAGCACCAGGCGTCCCACGGCCCGGCGCTCCCTGCCACCGGCCTCGGTGCCCAGGACCAGGGACGTGGCCTCGGTCCTGATCGCCGCCCGCGTGCCGCGCCCCGGCGCGATCGCCACCACCGTGTTCGCGATCGTGGAATCCCGCAGGAAGACGATGTGGCGGCTGTCGTCCACCACGATCCGGTCTCTCACGCCGTAACCCACCGAGCGCCAGCGGTGCTCGTAGAGGTCGGCAGGATCGATGGTGACGAGCACCAGACGGCCGAACGGCCAGTGCGGCGCCGTGATGACCAGCTTGCCCGCCGCCACGGCCGTATCCCCTTGCACCTCGACCGCCAGCGGTACGCCGGTGGCCGAGTCCGCCACCAGGAGCGTCACGCGCCCATCGGAGGAGAACCGCACGCTGTCCGCGAACGATGCGGCTTCGGCGGCGCGCTCGCCCGGCTGGAATCCTTCGACGCGGATCCAGCCGGTGAAGGTCACCGGGTTGATGGTGAGGTTCCTGAGCACGACGCCGCCCGCGGCGCTGTCCACCGCCACCCAGAACTGGAAGTGGGGCAGCAGCACGGCGGTGGGACGAAACGCGCGTGTGGCGACGACGGTGATGTCGGGCGCCGCCTGGGCGCGCAGGGCGGCGATGGGCAGGGCGGCGCACAGCAGGACGAAGGCGGCCGTCCGACGGCCCGCCGCCTCGAGTCTGGAACTCACCGCACGCTTCGCCGTTGGAGCGCTCCCGTGGCCGCCACCGACCTGGTGCACTGGGGTCGTGAGAGTGTATCCCGCTCGCCCCTCTCTTGCCAGCATGGCGGCGCGGCGGCACATTCGCAGCAACCTCCGCGTGATCGGGGTCTCATGGGCTCGATTCTGTTCCTCGTCGTCCTCGTGGTCATCGTCCTGTGGGTGGTGAGCGCCTACAACGGGCTCGTCGCCCTCAAGAACCAGACGGTGAACGCGTGGAAGCAGATTGACGTGCAGCTCAAGCGACGGCACGACCTGATCCCGAACCTGGTCAACACCGTCAAGGGATCGATGGAGTTCGAGAAGGACACCTTGCAGGCGGTGGTGGACGCCCGCTCGAAGGCCATGGCCAGCGGCACCGGCGGCGTGAAGGAGACCGCCGCCGCGGAGGGCGCCCTCACCGGGGCGCTCGGCAAGCTGTTCGTGGTGATGGAGCGCTATCCCGACCTCAAGTCGTCGCAGAACGTGCGCGACCTGCAGGAAGAGTTGTCGAGCACGGAGAACAAGATCGCGTTCGCCCGCCAGCTCTACAACGATGTCGCCACCGGCTACAACACCCGGCAGCAGCAGTTCCCCACCAATCTCGTGGCCGGGCTCGCCAAGGCCGAGATCGCGGAGCTGTGGGAGATCGAGGACAAGGCCGAGCGCGCCGTGCCGCAGGTCGACCTCTCGCTCAAGAAGCCGCAAGGGTGACGGCGGGCGCGAACCTCTTCGAGCAGCAGGCGCGGAACCGCAGGCTCACGGTGGCCTGGCTGGTGCTGTTCATCCTGTTCTTCGCGTGGCTGGGCTTCGGCGGCGACCTGGCGCTCTACCTCGCCGCCGCCGCCCGCACCGAGGGCCAGGTGCCCTACCGCTTCCCGTGGATCGGCGTCGTGGTCACGACGATCGCGGCGATCACGGCCTGGGTGTCGTGGCGCAAGGGGCCGCAGCAGGTGTTGTGGTCCACCGGGGCGCGGGAGCTGACGGCGCCGCAGACCTTCGAGGAGAAGCAGCTCGTCAACGTCGTGGAGGAGATGGCCGTCGCCGCCGGGCTGCCGAAGCCCCGAGTGTACGTGATCGACGATCAGGACCCCAACGCGTTCGCCACGGGGCGGGACGCGCCCACCGCCTGCATCGCGGTCACGACCGGCCTCCTGGCCGCCGTCAACCGCGAGGAGCTGCAGGGGGTGATCGCGCACGAGATGGGTCACGTGCGCAACCTCGACGTGCGCCTGATGACGCTCATCGCCTCCCTGGTCGGAGTGATCGTGGTGCTGTCCAACGGGATGGGGCGGATGCTGCGCGGCGGCGGGGGCCTGCTGGGCGGCCGGGGACGGAAGGCCAGCGGCCCGCTGGCCCTCGCGGCGCTGGTCGTGTTCGTGCTGTGGGTGATCACGCTGATCCTGGCCCCGTTCATCTCGCGCATCATGGCCATGGCCGTCTCCCGCGACCGGGAGTACCTGGCCGACGCCACCGGAGCCGAGCTGACCCGCAACCCGGGGGCGCTCGCCTCCGCGCTGCAGAAGATCGAGACGCACGAGGCGCCCACCACCCACATCAAGGAAGGCGCCGCCCATCTGTGCATCGCGGACCCGCTGGGGCGCGACGTGAATCTCAAGGAGGGCCGGCTGGCGGACCTCCTCGCGACCCACCCCCCGATGGCGATGCGGATCACGCGCCTCAAGGGCATGGCGTTCCAGCAGCTGAAGGCCGCGGGTCAGCTTCCCGCAACCTGACGGCAGGCGGCGCGGTCGATGAGCACCCCGGACTGGCTGCTCTTCGCGCTCGCCCTCGTGCTCGCCGCGGGACTGGTGCTGTGGCTGACGCGGCGTGCCACGGCGGCGCTCCGCGGCCGGATGCGCCGCTGGGGGCGCCGTACCCTGCTCGACTTCCAGGCGCGCGTCGCACGCTACAAGCTCGTCTCCCGCCGCGCCATCCACGACGAGCTGATCCTGGATCCCGCGGTGGTCGGCGCGATGCGCGAGCATATGCGGCAGGAACACCTCACCGAGCTTGAAGTGCGCGTGCGGGTCGAGCGCTACATCGACGAGATCCTGCCGTTCTTCAACGTGCTCTCGTACTACCGGCTTGGCTACAATCTGGCCAGGCTCACGCTCGACCTGCTCTACAACGTGACGGTGGACTACCAAGACGAGGCGGCGCTGGAGCGCATCCCGCGGCGCGACATGGTCGTGTACCTGATGAACCATCGCTCCAACGTGGACTACGTCGTCGTCGCGTACGTGCTGGCCCGGGGCGTCGCGGTGAGCTACGCCGTCGGCGAATGGGCGAGGGTCTGGCCGCTGGAGACGATCTTCAAGTCGTTTGGCTCCTACTTCGTCCGGCGCCGCTACCGCGAGCCGCTCTACCACGCGGTGCTGGAGCGGTACGTGCAGCTGATCACGCGCCACGGCGTCACCCAGGGGCTGTTTCCGGAGGGGGGGCTGTCGCGCGACGGGCGGTTCCAGCCGGCGAAGATCGGCCTCCTCGACTACATCGTCGGCACGCTGCGGGAGACCGGCTTCGATCGCGACATCTGGCTGGTGCCCGTGGCGCTCAACTACGACCGCACCCTGGAGGACCGGGTGCTGATCCAGGAGTGTCTGGATCCCGAGCTGCGGCTCTCCCGTGCGCGCCAGGCCTCCAGCGTCCTCCAGTATCTGGTCTTCAACGCCGCGCGACTCGTCTCCGGCCGTCTCAAGCGCTACGGCCGGGCGGCCGTCAACTTCGGCACGCCACTGTCGGTGCGGGGCTGGCTCGCGGCCCAGGCCAGCGACGTCCTGGCCCTCCCGCGCCCGAGCCGCCTGCCCCACGTCCAGCGCCTGGCGGACGACGCGATGGAGCGGGTCCGCATCATCGTTCCGGTCACGGCGGTGGCGCTCGCGTCCGCCGCCCTGCTGTCGTTCGAGCGGCACGTCGTCACCCTGCCCGAGCTCCTCGAGCGGATGCGCGAGTTCCGCGACCGCCTCCTCGACGTCAACGCCAAGGTGGTGCGCGCCGACCGGTCCATCGAGGCCACCTGGTCCATCGCCCGGCGGATGTTCCGGATGCGGCACGTCGTGATGGTCACCGGTTCGTCCGTCGCCATCATGCCGCGTCAGCGGCCGCTGTTGGAGTACTACGCGAACTCGATCGCCCACCTGCTGCCCGGGGCGGACCCGGCGATCCGCCGGATGACCCCGGTCGACGACCGGGATGCGTCGCTGCACCGACTCAAGGAGCCAAGGAAGCGAAGCCGTTAGTCGGGAGGAGGCTGTGGGTCGTCGTCCCGCCACCTACCACCCACCAACCACCAGCCACCATATTCACTCCATGCCCGCCCCCGTCTCCATTCCCGGCCTCGCGGTCGGCGCCCGCGTGGAAGACACGTTCGTCGTCTGGGACGTGGAGCAGCGGACCCAGGCCGACGGCAGCCCGTTCGTCATCCTCACCCTCGCGAACAGCACCGGCCGGGTGAAGACCGCCCCGTTCTGGACCTCCGACCTCCACAAGGTCGAGGGCCTCCAGAAGGGGGCCGTCATCAGCGTCGTCGGGGACCTGGGGACGTACAAGGCCGACCGGCAGCTCAAGGTCGCGAGCGTGCGCCCGGTGCCGCACGAGATGGCCGACTGGTCGAGGCTCCTGCCCTCCGTGGGTGACGTCGCGCCGTGGTGGAGCACCGTCGAGAAGTGGCGGGGCGACATGGCCGAGGGCCCGTGGCGGCGCGCGGTCGCGCTGTTCTTCGAGGATCCCGATTTCCGCGCGCAGTACGAGCGCTGCCCCGCCTCTCTGGCCAACCACCACGCCGAGCTCGGCGGCCTGCTGAAGCACACGGTCGAGGTCGGCGCGATCGCCCGCCCGATGGCCAAGGCGTGCGGCGCGGCCTGGGACTTGGTGCTCTCGGGCGTCCTGCTGCACGACATCGGCAAGCTCGAGGCCTATCGCTGGGACGGCCCGTTCGAGATGACCGAGGCGGGCAGCCTGCTGGGACACGTGGCGCTCGGGTCGCTCATGCTCGACCGGCGCCTCGACGAGCCGGACACGCCGGTCACGAGCGAGACGGAGCGCCTGCTGTTGCAGCACCTGGTGCTGAGCCACCACGGCGAGCTGGAGTTCGGCAGTCCGGTGCGTCCGATGACGCTCGAAGCGGAGGTGCTGCACCACGCGGACCTCGCCTCGGCGGCCACGGCGAACCTCGGCGCCGCCCTGCGCGAGACGGCGAACTTCGGCGAAGGCGAGTCGGTGTCGAAGCCGATCTGGTCGCTCGAGCGGCGGCGCGTGTATCGCGGTCCGTCGTGAGCGAGCCCAGGCTGGGCGCCGTGCTGTTCACGCGGGAGGCGATCGCCGCTCGGGTCGCCGAGATCGCGGCCGAGCTCAACGCGCGGTTCGCGGGGCGCTCCCCGGTGGTGGTCGCCGTCCTCAAGGGGGCGACCGTCTTCCTCGCCGACCTGCTGAGGCGGCTCACCTTCGGCGTGGCGGTGGACTTCGTCAGAATCGCTTCCTACGGCGCCGGCACTTCGCCGGGCGAGATCCGCTTCATCAAGGACGTGGAGCTGCCGCTCGCGGGCCGTGACGTGATCGTCGTGGACGACATCGTGGACAGCGGCGGCACGCTGGCGCGTCTCCGCCGGGCCCTGGAGGCGCATCGTCCGGCCTCCATCACCACGGTCGCGCTGCTGCGGCGGGCCCCGAAGCGACGCCTTCCACCCACCCTCGACCTGCTCGGCTTCGAGCTGACGACCGAGGCCTTCGTCGCGGGCTACGGCATCGACTGCGCCGAGCGCTTCCGCGAGCTCGACGCCATCTACGCCGTGGAAGGGACGGGCTGACCGGATGAACCCCACCCCGAATCGGCACCCGGCCGAGGAATTCGCGGAGCGCCCGGACGCGCTCGCCGCGTTTCTCAGGGCCGCCGGCGGCGCGCCACGGCTCATCACCGTGGACGACAGCGCTGGCTGCCCGCTCTACCACGCCCTCGCGGCGCTGCAGTGGACCGGCGAAACGGGACTGTTCCACGCGTCCGACCGTCTCCACGCGGCGTGGTTCGCAGCCGAAACCGGCGTCGCCGTCATCGAGCGCATCGTCGACGACAAGCCGGTCTATCGGTTCCTCGGGCCGCGGATCGAGGCGCCACAGAAACCGCCCGTGGAGGGCACGCCGGTCGTGGATGAGGCCTACGTCCTCGGCTACGAGTTCTCCGAGCGCTGGAACGCCATCGCCCACTTCCTCGTGACCACGCAGGGACGCGGTGCGGTGATCGCCCTGTTCGCTTCGCGCGCGCCGGAGTTGGAGCACGTGCGCCGCTGGCTGCTCGAGCTGTTCAAGGGACCGGTTCCGGAGGGGGCCGACCACCTGCACGCGGCCTGGTTCGCCACGACCGGCGCCGGCTTCCTCTTCCCCCCGACCACGCTCGCCGATCGCCGCAGCCGCGGCTGGACGTACGTGGAGCTAGGCAGCAGTCGGGAGGAGTAGGTGCCGTTCGGCGGGGAAAGGGAGATCGCGAAAAACACGACGGCCCGCCCGGGTCTCCCCGGTCGGGCCGTCGCCGAAGCAGCTACCCGGAGCCGAAGGATTGCTCCTTCGTTTTTCTTCCAACAGCCACCGGTTGTCTGTTGTCAGGGTCCCGGTAGGGCTGCCAGAAGCTCCGGCTTCGATCCCCACGCGGCGTGGCCGCGCTACGTGGTTCACCGCCTCGAGCGCTTCGAGTCCGGCCGGATCGCGTACCGGCCTCTC
This region of Gemmatimonadales bacterium genomic DNA includes:
- a CDS encoding LemA family protein, whose amino-acid sequence is MGSILFLVVLVVIVLWVVSAYNGLVALKNQTVNAWKQIDVQLKRRHDLIPNLVNTVKGSMEFEKDTLQAVVDARSKAMASGTGGVKETAAAEGALTGALGKLFVVMERYPDLKSSQNVRDLQEELSSTENKIAFARQLYNDVATGYNTRQQQFPTNLVAGLAKAEIAELWEIEDKAERAVPQVDLSLKKPQG
- a CDS encoding M48 family metallopeptidase, with product MTAGANLFEQQARNRRLTVAWLVLFILFFAWLGFGGDLALYLAAAARTEGQVPYRFPWIGVVVTTIAAITAWVSWRKGPQQVLWSTGARELTAPQTFEEKQLVNVVEEMAVAAGLPKPRVYVIDDQDPNAFATGRDAPTACIAVTTGLLAAVNREELQGVIAHEMGHVRNLDVRLMTLIASLVGVIVVLSNGMGRMLRGGGGLLGGRGRKASGPLALAALVVFVLWVITLILAPFISRIMAMAVSRDREYLADATGAELTRNPGALASALQKIETHEAPTTHIKEGAAHLCIADPLGRDVNLKEGRLADLLATHPPMAMRITRLKGMAFQQLKAAGQLPAT
- a CDS encoding 1-acyl-sn-glycerol-3-phosphate acyltransferase — its product is MSTPDWLLFALALVLAAGLVLWLTRRATAALRGRMRRWGRRTLLDFQARVARYKLVSRRAIHDELILDPAVVGAMREHMRQEHLTELEVRVRVERYIDEILPFFNVLSYYRLGYNLARLTLDLLYNVTVDYQDEAALERIPRRDMVVYLMNHRSNVDYVVVAYVLARGVAVSYAVGEWARVWPLETIFKSFGSYFVRRRYREPLYHAVLERYVQLITRHGVTQGLFPEGGLSRDGRFQPAKIGLLDYIVGTLRETGFDRDIWLVPVALNYDRTLEDRVLIQECLDPELRLSRARQASSVLQYLVFNAARLVSGRLKRYGRAAVNFGTPLSVRGWLAAQASDVLALPRPSRLPHVQRLADDAMERVRIIVPVTAVALASAALLSFERHVVTLPELLERMREFRDRLLDVNAKVVRADRSIEATWSIARRMFRMRHVVMVTGSSVAIMPRQRPLLEYYANSIAHLLPGADPAIRRMTPVDDRDASLHRLKEPRKRSR
- a CDS encoding HD domain-containing protein; protein product: MPAPVSIPGLAVGARVEDTFVVWDVEQRTQADGSPFVILTLANSTGRVKTAPFWTSDLHKVEGLQKGAVISVVGDLGTYKADRQLKVASVRPVPHEMADWSRLLPSVGDVAPWWSTVEKWRGDMAEGPWRRAVALFFEDPDFRAQYERCPASLANHHAELGGLLKHTVEVGAIARPMAKACGAAWDLVLSGVLLHDIGKLEAYRWDGPFEMTEAGSLLGHVALGSLMLDRRLDEPDTPVTSETERLLLQHLVLSHHGELEFGSPVRPMTLEAEVLHHADLASAATANLGAALRETANFGEGESVSKPIWSLERRRVYRGPS
- a CDS encoding phosphoribosyltransferase family protein; translation: MSEPRLGAVLFTREAIAARVAEIAAELNARFAGRSPVVVAVLKGATVFLADLLRRLTFGVAVDFVRIASYGAGTSPGEIRFIKDVELPLAGRDVIVVDDIVDSGGTLARLRRALEAHRPASITTVALLRRAPKRRLPPTLDLLGFELTTEAFVAGYGIDCAERFRELDAIYAVEGTG